DNA from Mesorhizobium loti R88b:
ATCATCGCTTCCAGGTTTTGCGAGGTCGAGGAGATGATGCGGACGTCGACCTTGACCCGCTTGGTGCCCCCTACCCGCTCGAACTGCTGCTCGACGAGCACGCGCAGGATTTTGTTTTGCGTCTCGCGCGGCATGTCGGCCACTTCGTCGATGTAGAGGATGCCGCGATGGGCTTCTTCCAGCGCGCCGACCTTGCGTTCTACACCGTTCGATTCGGTGCCGAACAGCTCGATCTCCATGCGTTCGGGTGTGATGTTGGCGGCGCTCAGCGTCACGAACGGTGCGCCCTTGCGTGCCGACAGCGTGTGGATGGCGCGGGCGGCCAGTTCCTTGCCGGATCCGGACGGGCCGATGATCATGACACGGCTGTTGGTCGGCGCAACGCGCTCGATGGTCTGGCGCAGTTGGCTCATCGCAGACGACATACCGATCAGGTCGAAGGTTTCGCCGCTGCGCTGCTTGAGGTCGGAAACCTCGCGCCGCAATTTCGAAGTCTCCAGCGCCCGCTCGGCAATGAGGATCAGCCGGTCGGCCTTGAATGGCTTCTCGATGAAATCATAGGCGCCACGACGGATGGCGGAGACCGCCGTTTCGATGTTGCCGTGGCCGGAGATCATCACCACCGGCAAGGTGGGATGCATGGTCTTGATCTCATCCAGCAAGGCCAGGCCGTCCAGACGCGAGCCCTGCAGCCAGATGTCGAGGAAAATCAACCTCGGCGCACGATCAGCTATTGCCGCCAGCGCGCTGTCGGCATCGAATGCCGTACGGGTTTCGTGACCTTCGTCGCTCAATAGACCTGCAACGAGTTCACGGATGTCTTCCTCGTCATCGACGATGAGAATATCAGACGCCATTACCGACCTTTTCAGTTTCTCTTTCGTGTTCCGTCTTGGCTTCGCCGCGCGACGGCGTGGCGGCCGCGGGTGGCAGGATGATGCTGATCATCGCGCCGCGCCCGCCATGGAAATCCGCAGGTGCATCATGTAGTTCCAACCTGCCACCATGGTCCTCCACGATCTTCTTGACGATAGCGAGACCAAGCCCGGTGCCCTTCTCGCGTGTGGTCATATAGGGCTCCAGCAGCCGCTGGCGATTCTCGCGCGGCAGGCCTTTGCCATTGTCGATGACGTCGATTCGAATCGCGCCATTCTGACGGCCGGCTTGAATCCGGATTATGCCGTGCGAACCGTCCTTCTGTTCCAGTCCGTCGATCGCTTCGGCGGCATTCTTGATCACATTGCCGAAAGCCTGCGCCATCAGCCGGCTGTCGAACGTGCCCTTGAGCGGTTCGTTGCCGAAGAAGCGCTCGAAAGTGATGTCGGCGCGGCTGACTTCGACCAGGAACGAAGCCTCGCGCAACGATTCGCGCAAATCGATGGCCTTCATCTCGGGCTTGGGCATACGGGCGAAAGCCGAGAATTCATCGACCATGCGGCCGATGTCCTCGACCTGCCGGATGATGGTGTCGGTGCACTGATCGAAAACCTCGCGGTCCTCGGTGATGACCTTGCCGTAGCGGCGCTTGATGCGCTCGGCCGAAAGCTGGATCGGCGTCAGCGGATTCTTGATCTCGTGGGCGATGCGCCGCGCCACATCGGCCCAGGCCGAGGAACGCTGGGCCTGAACCAGATCGGTGATGTCGTCGACCGTCACGACGTAGGATTTCTCCTCCGAGCCATCGTCGCCGGCCTCGATGGTGATCTGCACGTTGAACGTGCGCTCAGTGCCGGCGCGGAAGAATGTCACCTGCTCGCGGTAGACTGGCTTGCCCGACTGGCGGCCGATCTCGAAGACACGGCCGACATGCGGCAAAATGGCGGAAAGGTTCTGCCCGAGTGTCGCACTGGCGGAGATAGCCAGCATCGATTCGGCCGAACGGTTGACGATGGTGACGATGCCATAGGGATCGACGCCGATGACACCGGCGGTGACGCCGGCCAGCACCGCTTCCGAAAAGCGCCGCCGTTCATCGATCAGATCCTTGGCCGACAGGATCTCGTTGCGCTGGGATTTCAGTTCCAGCAGCATCTTGTTGAAGGTGTCGCCGAGCGAGGCGACATCACCGTCCGATGGCCGCACCGGCACGGCGACGTCGAGATTGCCGGTCGCCACCTCGTCGGCAGCGCCTATGAGCTGGCGAATTGGCCGCACCAGGCGGTCGGCGACGGCGATACCGGTCCAGATGGCCGACAGGATGATGATCAGCGTCAGCGAGAGATAGGGCAGCGCGAAGGCCACTTGCGACGTGCGTCTGTTATCTTCGAGATTGCGATATTCGTCCGTGTTGGACCTGACGATCTGCCGCGCCTTGATGACCTCCGGGTCAACCAGGCGGATTGTGTAGAGGTAAACACCCTCGATCTCGCGTAGCTTGACGATGGCGCCCATGATGTTGCGGGTGCGCGGCTCGATCAGAACCGGCTTGCCTTCAGTGGCGGTGCTGACTGAGCCTTCCGGCGGTTCCGGCATGGCGAAATCGGCATCGGTCTGGGCGCTCATGACGAACGAGCCGTCGGACTTGATCAGCGCAGCGTGGGCCAGCGACCGGCCCACAGCCTCCTTGTTGAGGAGGTCGAGAAAGCCTGTGCGATCAAGACCATAAAGCGTGCGCGACGCGTCGAGATCATAGGCCATCGACAGCGTCGTGCCCTGCAAATTGCGGGCATTTTCCTGAACATAGGCATCGGCGATCGAGAGTGAAGAATTGACGATCGTCTTGGTGCGAATCTCGAACCAGCGGTCGAGACCGATATCGAGCGTGATCGAGGCGATGATCGCCACCATGATGGCCGGAATGGCGGCAACCAGAGCAAACATGGCGACGATGCGCACATGCAGCCGCGAGGCCGCCTTGCCATGCCGGCGCGCCATAACGATGCGATGCACCTCGCGTCCAACCAGTGCCATGAGGAAGAGCACGAAGGCCGCATTGAGCGCAATCAGCGCCCAGGTCGTCTTGGCGTCAGGCGCGATCGGTGTCGCACCGACCAGGATGGTGAACGAAATGGCGGCCATGACCAGCGCGCCGATGACCGCCACCACGCCGGGCAACGCCAGCAGCCTTCGCCCGTCGCGTGCGCCGGGTTCGCTGAAAAGCGGTTGGTTGAGTGCAGGTGCTTGCGGAGCCATGTCGCCGTATTGAGCCAATGATTGCGTTCGATCTATGCAACGCATTGTGGCGATTATGCAACAAGTGTGACCGCGACGGTAATCTTTCGCCGCTCAGTCCCCCGAAAAGAGCCGGCGTCAGATCAGCGCTCAGCCCGGCCGCGACGATTTGTAGACGTTGACGCCCAGTTCGCGAATCTTCTTGCGCAACGTGTTGCGGTTCAATCCCAGCAGCTCCGCGGCCTTGATCTGGTTGCCGCGGGTTGCCGTCATCGAGGCAAGGACCAGCGGGTATTCGACTTCGGACAGGATGCGCTGGTACAAGCCGGCGGGCGGCAATTCGCCGGCAAAAGAAGCGAAATAGCGCTGCAGGAAGTGCTCGACCGCCTGGCCGATGGAGAGATCGTCGGGAATCAGGTTGCCGCCGCCGGGCACAACGGGGCGCTCGCCAGTCTTCAGCTCCGCCTCGATGATCTCGGCGGAAATCTCATCTTGCGAATAAAGCGCGGCGAGCCGTCGAACCAGGTTTTCCAGTTCGCGCACATTGCCCGGCCACGGATAGCGCTTCATCAGTTCGATGCCGCCGGAAGAAATACGCTTGGTCAGGAGGCCCTCCAGCTCGCCCAGCTTGAAGAAGTGGCGAACGAGGTCAGGGACATCCTCCGATCGCTCGCGCAGCGCAGGCAAGCGGAGCGGCACGACGTTGAGACGATAGAAAAGATCCTCGCGGAACAGTCCCTGGTTGATCAGCGTGCGCAGATCCTTGTTGGTGGCGGCGACGATGCGCACATCGGTCTTGATCGGCGTGCGGCCGCCGACAGTCGTGTATTCGCCCTGCTGCAGGACGCGCAGCAGGCGCGTCTGCGCCTCCATCGGCATGTCGCCGATCTCGTCAAGGAACAGTGTGCCGCCCTCGGCTTGTTCGAAGCGGCCGGTGGAGCGGTTCTGCGCGCCGGTGAAGGCGCCCTTCTCATGGCCGAACAGCTCCGATTCGATCAGGTCGCGTGGGATCGCCGCCATGTTGATGGCAACGAAGGGGCCGCCTCGACGGCGGCCATATTCATGCAGCGCGCGCGCCACCAGCTCCTTGCCGGTGCCGGATTCGCCCGAGATCATCACCGTCAGGTCGGTCTGCATCATGCGGGCCAGCATGCGGTAGATGTCCTGCATGGCAGCCGAGCGTCCGACAAGCGGCATCGCGTCGGGCTGTTCTTCGGGGTGCGTATCGATCTTCGGCCGGCGTGGTTCCGAAAGCGCCCGGTTGACGATGCTGAGCAGTTCAGTCAGGTCGAACGGCTTCGGCAGATATTCGTAGGCGCCGGTTTCGGATGCGCGGATCGCCGTCATGAAGGTGTTCTGGGCGCTCATGACGATGACGGGCAGCTCAGGTCGAGCCTTCTTGATGCGGGGCAGCATGTCGAAGGCGTTCTCGTCCGGCATCACCACATCGGTGATGACGAGGTCACCCTCGCCCGCCGCCACCCAGCGCCACAAGGTCGAGGCGTTGGAGGTGACGCGCACCTCGTGGCCGACGCGCGAAAGGGCCTGATTGAGCACTGTGCGGATGGCCGCATCGTCATCGGCGACGAGAATATTGCCGCGAACCGTCATTTGCGGTCTCCTTCACCGTCTTCTTCAGCGCCGAATGGCGTTTCCTTCCAGGCCGGCATCAGGATGCGGAATGTGGTTCCGCGCGGCGTCGAATCGCATTCGATGATGCCGCCGTGCTCGCCGACGATCTTGGCGACCAGCGCCAGCCCAAGCCCCGAGCCGTTCGGCTTGGTGGTGATGAAGGGATCAAACAGGATCGGCAGGATATCCTCCGAGACGCCGGAACCGTTGTCGCGCACGCAGAACTCCAGCGGCAGCGAGACGCGATCCTGCGTGCCCGGGACGGAAACGCGAATGCCCGGCCGGAAGGCGGTCGACAGCACGATCTCGCCCTGAGGGTCGCTGCCGATCGCCTCGGCGGCGTTCTTGACCAGGTTGAGGAAGACCTGGATCAGCTGGTCCCGGTTGGCAAAAACCGGAGGCAATGATGGATCATAGTCTTCCAAGATCTTGATTTTCTTGGCGAAACCATTTTTTGCAATCGCTTTCACATGATCCAGTACGACGTGGATGTTGACGGGGTAGCGATCGATCGGCCGCTCATCCGAAAACACTTCCATGCGATCGACGAGAGAGACGATGCGGTCGGTCTCGTCGGTGATCAGCCGGGTCAGGGCACGGTCCTCGTCGGAGGCGGACAGTTCGAGCAACTGCGCGGCTCCCCTGATGCCGGAGAGTGGGTTCTTGATCTCATGGGCAAGCATCGCCGCCAGGCCGGTCACCGAACGCGCCGCACCGCGATGCGTCATTTGCCGGTCGATCTTGTCGGCCATCGACCGTTCCTGGAACATGACGACGACGGAACCCGGGAATTCCGGCACCGGCGCGACATAGAGATCGACGACTTTCTCGATGCCGAGACGCGGCGAGGACACGTCGACGCGATACTCGTTGACCGGAGCATGACGCTCGCGCACCTGGTCGACCAGCGTCAGCAAAGGGCTGCCGAAAGGAATGAGTTTCGACAGTGTGTTGCGGGCGAGCATATTCGCGCTCGAACGGAAGAAGTCCTCGGCATCGGCATTGGCGTAAGTGATGAACCCATCCATATCGACCATGATCACCGGACGGCGGATGGTGTTGAGCACGATATGGGCGGCCTCTGCCATATCGGTGCCCTGGGTGGCGTTGGCGTTCATGCCGCACTCCGCAGGTTCAGGGATTGCGGATCGCGCGAAAACACATCGCGCAGCAAGGCAATGACACGGGCCGGCTCGAACGCAGTCAGGATGGCCTTTCGACTGTCGTCGGCGACGCCAGCGGCATGGCGATCGAGATACCAGCCCAGATGTTTGCGTGCCTGGCGCAAGCCGCTCTCGATGCCATAAAGCGCCAGCATGTCCTCGTAATGAGCGACGACATAGTCGGCCAATGCCGCGGGATTGCGCGGCACGTTGGCCGCCGTTCCGCCAGCTACCGCGGCTGCAATGCCACCGGCGATCCAGGGCGCGCCATAGTGCGCACGGCCGACCATCACCGCATCGGCACCGGATTGATCGAGAATGTCGGCGGCGTCGGCCGGGGAACAGACGTCGCCATTGGCAATGACGGGAATCGATACTGCTTCCTTGACGCGGGCGATAGCGCGCCAGTCGGCCTTGCCCTGATAGAACTGGCAGCGCGTTCGGCCATGCACCGTTACCATCTTGACGCCGGCCTGCTCGGCACGGCGCGCCAGGATAGGCGCGTTGAGCGCGCCTTCATCCCAGCCGAGCCGCATCTTGACCGTCACCGGGACCTCGACCGCGCCAACCACGGCCTCAATCAGCGACAGGGCATGATCGAGGTCCAGCATCAATGCCGAGCCTGCATAGCCGCCGGTCACCTTCTTGGCCGGGCAGCCCATGTTGATGTCGATGATGTCGGCGCCCTCGCCGGCGGCGATACGCGCGCCCTCGGCCATATGGATAGCCTCGCGGCCAGCAAGCTGCACCATATGGACGGGCAGGCCGGAATGCCGTATGCGCAGGTCGAAACCGGCCCTGCCCTTGGCGAGTTCGCCGCTTGCCACCATTTCGGACACGACCAGACCAGCGCCATGCGCATGGGCGCGCTTGCGGAAAGGCTCGTCGGTAATCCCCGACATCGGCGCTAGGAATACGCGATTGCGGATTTCCACGCCGCCGACGTCGAGAGGCGCGGCCAATTTGGCTGAGTTAACCATGCACAAAAACCAAGCACGTCTATTCGTTGCACATTCTCTAGCCATATCAGCCGCAAAGTGCAACGCGGAATGACGCCACATTAAGGCGCAATTGGGAAAAAGCGGGCCTTCGGCTTTTGCCGCGACGAGGTTGCCGCGCATCGTCCAGTATGTGTGAAGGACGCTTTGGAATTCATATTTGACGCACGATCTTTTCCGAAAACCAATTACACTTTCGGGGATCGTGCGCTAAGCCAATCGCCATGACTGACGCAAGCGAAAACGCGAGTGCGAGAGGTGGGGTTGCCGTGGTGATCGTCGCCGCCGGCCGCGGCGCTCGTGCCGGGCAGGCCAACGGACCCAAGCAGTACCAGTCCATCGGCGGGCGCGCCGTCATTGCCCATACGCTGGAGATGTTTCTGGCCCATCCGCAAACCGGCCAGATTGTTGTCGCCATCCACGCCGACGACCACGACCTGTTCCGGCAAGCGGCCGGCATCCAGGCCCAGCGTGTCACCGCCGTCATTGGCGGGCCAACCAGGCAGGAATCCGTCCGGCTAGGGCTGCTGGCGCTGAAAGACCACGCGCCCGTCCATGTTCTGATTCACGATGCCGTCCGCCCGTTCGTCGACGCGGAGTTGATCGACCGCACCATCGCCGCCATCGGCGAGAACGAGGGGGCGTTGCCCGCCCTGCCCGTCGCCGACACGTTGAAACGCGAGTCAGCGTCGGGCGTTGTCGCAGAAACCGTTTCCCGCAGCGGACTGCACGCCGCGCAAACGCCGCAAGGTTTTCCCTACGGGCCGATCCTTGCCGCGCACGACAAAGCCCATCAGCTGGGCAGGCTGGACTTCACGGACGATGCGGCCATCGCCGAATGGGCGCATATTCCAGTCAAGCTCGTTCCCGGCTCGCCGGACAATGTCAAACTCACCTGGGCACGGGACATCGCCATGGCGCACCAGCGGCTTTCAAGCGAACGAACACACTTCCCCGACATCCGCACCGGCAACGGTTACGACGTCCATGCTTTCGAGCCGGGTGACCACGTCACCCTGTGCGGTGTTTCCATTCCGCATGACAAGAAGCTGTCCGGCCATTCCGATGCTGATGTCGGGCTGCACGCTTTGACTGATGCGCTGCTGGCTACCTGCGGCGCCGGCGACATCGGCACGCATTTCCCGCCATCCGATCCGCAGTGGAAGGGCGCCGCGTCGCGGATATTCGTCGAGCACGCGGCGAAAGTGGTACGCGAACGCGGCGGGCGCATCGCCAATGCCGACATCACGCTGATCTGCGAGGCGCCGCGCGTCGGGCCGCACCGCGAGGCGATGACATCAGCCCTGTCGCAGATGCTGGGCATTTCCGCCGACCGCATCTCGATCAAGGCGACAACCAACGAGAAGCTCGGCTTCATCGGCCGCGAGGAAGGCATTGCGGCGATCGCCACCGCCAGCGTGGTGTTTCCAGGCGAGGTGCCGGAATGAGCAACGCCGAGCTCGCAAACGCCCTGCTGCTTGCCTGCCAGCAACGCAGCATCATGCTGGCAACGGCGGAAAGTTGCACCGGCGGCCTGATCATTGCAGCACTCACCGACATCGCCGGCTCCTCCGCCGTGGTCGACCGCGGCTTCATCACCTATTCCAACGAAGCCAAGATGGAGATGCTCGGCGTTTCCGCCGAAACGCTCGACGCGCATGGAGCTGTGTCGCGCGAAACGGCGCTGGAGATGGCGGCCGGCGCGCTGGCGCATTCACGCGCAAGCCTTTCCCTTGCCGTTACCGGCATTGCCGGCCCAGGCGGAGGTTCGGCCGACAAGCCGGTCGGTCTCGTCTGGTTCGGCCTAGCCCTGGCCGGCCAGCCGGTTGTCGCCGAGCGCCAGCTGTTTGGCCACAAGGGCCGCGAATTCATCCGCCACGAGACAGTGAGACACGCCCTGAAGCTAGGCCTGCAAGCGCTCAGCCGGAATTAGGCCTGCGGTGCCACACCATAGACGACGTCGGCGCGCTTTTCGAAAGCCTCGGCGAACATGCGGAAGCCACGGTCGAACATGGTGCCCATCAGCGCGCCCAGGATGCGGCTCTTGAACTCATAGTCGATGAAGAAGCGGACGGCGCAGCCGCGGCCATCTGGCTCGAAACGCCAGACATTGCTCAGATATTTGAATGGGCCGTCGATGTATTTGACCTCTATGGTGCTGTCATCGGGTTTCAAAAGCACCTGCGTCGTAAAGGTTTCGCGGATCGCCTTGTAACCGACACTCATGTCGGCCAGCAGAACGGTGCGTCCGTCACGCTCCTTGCGCGAGCGCACCGTCAGCGCCTCGCAGAGCGGCAGGAATTGCGGATAGGCCTCGATATCGGCAACCAGCGCAAACATCTGCTGTGGCGTATGGGCAAGGCGTCGGGTGGCTTCGAATTTCGGCATGAACCGGCTCTAAAGCGCGTCGTGTCGAAACGGATTCATGCGGCGCGCTTTGGAGACGTTGTTTCTATGCATGTCGTTCTCCCAAAACCGAGGTCACTTTTGGGCGACATGCATCAGAGCGTCTTTTGGAGCTGTGCTTCCCGCGCCGCGCGCAGCCGGGCGAAATCGTCGCCGGCATGGTGCGACGAGCGCGTCAGCGGGCTCGATGCCACCAAAAGAAAGCCCTTGGTCCGGCCGATCGTCTCGAAGGATTTGAACTCCTCCGGCGTGACGAAGCGGATCACCGGATGGTGCTTCTTCGAAGGCTGCAGATATTGACCGATGGTCATGAAGTCGACATTGGCCGAACGCAAATCGTCCATCAGCTGCAGGATTTCATTCCGCTCTTCGCCCAGGCCGACCATGATGCCGGACTTGGTGAAGATCGACGGATCGAGTTCCTTGACCCGCTGCAACAGCCGGATCGAATGGAAGTAGCGTGCACCAGGACGAACCGTCAGATAGTTCGATGGTACCGTCTCCAGATTGTGGTTGAAGACGTCGGGCTTTGCCGCCACCACGATCTCAAGCGCGCCGTCCTTGCGCAGGAAATCGGGCGTCAGGATTTCGATCGTGGTCAGGGGCGTCGCCGCCCTAATGGCGCGGATGACCTCGGCGAAATGCTGTGCGCCGCCATCGGCGAGGTCATCGCGGTCGACCGAGGTGATGACGACATGGGTCAGGCCCATCTGCTTGACGGCATGCGCGACCCGTGCGGGCTCATCGGCATCGAGTGCGGTCGGAATGCCGGTGGCGACATTGCAGAAGGCGCAGGCGCGCGTGCAGATCTCGCCCATGATCATGAAGGTGGCGTGCTTCTTCTCCCAGCACTCGCCGATGTTGGGGCAGCCGGCCTCTTCGCAGACCGTCACCAGCTTGTGCGATTTCACAATCTCGCGCGTCTCGGCATAACCCTTCGACATCGGCGCCTTGACGCGGATCCAGTCAGGTTTGCGCAATACCTCCTGGTCAGGCTTGTGCGCCTTCTCGGGATGCCGCAGCCGCGGCGCATTGGCGATCGTGTCGAGGACAGTGACCATCTCAAACCCTGGCTTTTCCTAACGACCGCCCGTCGGCGATCGTCACTTTTACGTCATCTAGGACTTTTCGGCACAAAGAAAAAGGCTGCAGCGGCGCATGCCGCTACAACCGTTTTCGCATAGCCGGAACGATATCGACTAACGGCGCACCAGGCGACCGACAAAGATCAGCAGACAGGCACCGATGAAGCCGGTGATCAGATAGGCGGTCCAGCCGACGCCGAACACGCCGATATTGAGAGCTTGCAGGATGGCGTTCAACACCACCGCGCCAACGATGCCCATGATAATGTTCATGAAAATGCCGGTGTTGCTCTTCATGACCATTTCGGCGAACCAGCCTGCCAGGCCGCCGATGATGATGGCTGCGATCCAGCCCACGCCGTTCAAGTGCATATGCCTTCTCCCTGTGCGCGTAATAATGCATCCGGAAACGACCACCGTTGCCGTCGAGTTCCCAGGGCTTTCGCGGCTGAGTCTCTTGCGGCAAATCTATCATGCGTTCAATGCGCGGCCATAGGCGTCGAGCACGCTTTCCTTCATCATCTCCGACAGCGTCGGATGCGGGAAGATGGTGTGCATCAGCTCTTCTTCTGTCGTCTCCAGGTTCATCGCGACGACAAAACCCTGGATCAATTCAGTCACCTCGGCGCCGACCATGTGCGCACCAAGCAACTGACCAGTCTTCTTGTCGAAGATGGTCTTGATGAAGCCCTGGTCCTCGCCAAGCGCAATCGCCTTGCCGTTGGCGGCGAACTGGAAGCGCCCGACACGGATATCCTTGCCTTCGGCCTTGGCCTTGGCTTCCGTCAGGCCAACGGAGGCGACCTGCGGGTTGCAATAGGTGCAGCCGGGGATCTTGAGCTTGTCCGTTGGGTGAACACCAGGAAAATTGGCGATCTTTTCGATGCACACCACACCCTCGTGCTCGGCCTTGTGGGCAAGCATCGGCGGACCGGCGACATCGCCGATGGCGTAGATACCGGGCACGTTGGTCTTGCCATAGCCGTCGATGACGACGCAACCGCGCTCGGTCTTCACGCCAAGTGCCTCAAGGCCGAGATTCTCGATATTGCCCTGGACACCGACGGCGGAAATCATGCGGTCGGCGGTGATCTTCTCGACCTTGCCGTCCTTCATCTCGACATGCGCGGTAACCGAGTTCGCCCCCTTCTCGACCTTGGTTACTTTGGCTTCGAGGATGATCTTCATGCCTTGTTTCTCGAACTGCTTTTGCGCGAATTTCGAGACTTCGGCGTCCTCGACCGGCATCACCGCCGGCAGCAGTTCGACGACCGTCACTTCGGCGCCCATGGTGCGGTAGAAGGAAGCGAATTCGATGCCGATGGCGCCCGAGCCCATCACCAGCAGCGATTTCGGCATCTCTTTCGGCACCATGGCTTCAAAGTAAGTCCAGATCAGCTTGCCGTCCGGCTCGATGCCGGGCAGCGCACGCGGCCGCGCACCGGTCGCCAGGATGATGTGCTTGGCGGTGTAGGTGCCCTCGCCCTTGACGCCCTTCGGCACCGGCGGCTGCGG
Protein-coding regions in this window:
- a CDS encoding sigma-54-dependent transcriptional regulator codes for the protein MASDILIVDDEEDIRELVAGLLSDEGHETRTAFDADSALAAIADRAPRLIFLDIWLQGSRLDGLALLDEIKTMHPTLPVVMISGHGNIETAVSAIRRGAYDFIEKPFKADRLILIAERALETSKLRREVSDLKQRSGETFDLIGMSSAMSQLRQTIERVAPTNSRVMIIGPSGSGKELAARAIHTLSARKGAPFVTLSAANITPERMEIELFGTESNGVERKVGALEEAHRGILYIDEVADMPRETQNKILRVLVEQQFERVGGTKRVKVDVRIISSTSQNLEAMIADGRFREDLYHRLAVVPVMVPGLAERREDIPYLVDNFMKQIARQAGIKPRRIGDDALAVLQAHNWPGNVRQLRNNVERLMILARGDDVDAPITADLLPSEIGDVMPRTPNQSDQHIMALPLREAREQFEKDYLIAQINRFGGNISKTAEFIGMERSALHRKLKSLGV
- a CDS encoding ATP-binding protein, whose amino-acid sequence is MRCIDRTQSLAQYGDMAPQAPALNQPLFSEPGARDGRRLLALPGVVAVIGALVMAAISFTILVGATPIAPDAKTTWALIALNAAFVLFLMALVGREVHRIVMARRHGKAASRLHVRIVAMFALVAAIPAIMVAIIASITLDIGLDRWFEIRTKTIVNSSLSIADAYVQENARNLQGTTLSMAYDLDASRTLYGLDRTGFLDLLNKEAVGRSLAHAALIKSDGSFVMSAQTDADFAMPEPPEGSVSTATEGKPVLIEPRTRNIMGAIVKLREIEGVYLYTIRLVDPEVIKARQIVRSNTDEYRNLEDNRRTSQVAFALPYLSLTLIIILSAIWTGIAVADRLVRPIRQLIGAADEVATGNLDVAVPVRPSDGDVASLGDTFNKMLLELKSQRNEILSAKDLIDERRRFSEAVLAGVTAGVIGVDPYGIVTIVNRSAESMLAISASATLGQNLSAILPHVGRVFEIGRQSGKPVYREQVTFFRAGTERTFNVQITIEAGDDGSEEKSYVVTVDDITDLVQAQRSSAWADVARRIAHEIKNPLTPIQLSAERIKRRYGKVITEDREVFDQCTDTIIRQVEDIGRMVDEFSAFARMPKPEMKAIDLRESLREASFLVEVSRADITFERFFGNEPLKGTFDSRLMAQAFGNVIKNAAEAIDGLEQKDGSHGIIRIQAGRQNGAIRIDVIDNGKGLPRENRQRLLEPYMTTREKGTGLGLAIVKKIVEDHGGRLELHDAPADFHGGRGAMISIILPPAAATPSRGEAKTEHERETEKVGNGV
- the ntrC gene encoding nitrogen regulation protein NR(I), with translation MTVRGNILVADDDAAIRTVLNQALSRVGHEVRVTSNASTLWRWVAAGEGDLVITDVVMPDENAFDMLPRIKKARPELPVIVMSAQNTFMTAIRASETGAYEYLPKPFDLTELLSIVNRALSEPRRPKIDTHPEEQPDAMPLVGRSAAMQDIYRMLARMMQTDLTVMISGESGTGKELVARALHEYGRRRGGPFVAINMAAIPRDLIESELFGHEKGAFTGAQNRSTGRFEQAEGGTLFLDEIGDMPMEAQTRLLRVLQQGEYTTVGGRTPIKTDVRIVAATNKDLRTLINQGLFREDLFYRLNVVPLRLPALRERSEDVPDLVRHFFKLGELEGLLTKRISSGGIELMKRYPWPGNVRELENLVRRLAALYSQDEISAEIIEAELKTGERPVVPGGGNLIPDDLSIGQAVEHFLQRYFASFAGELPPAGLYQRILSEVEYPLVLASMTATRGNQIKAAELLGLNRNTLRKKIRELGVNVYKSSRPG
- a CDS encoding two-component system sensor histidine kinase NtrB, translating into MNANATQGTDMAEAAHIVLNTIRRPVIMVDMDGFITYANADAEDFFRSSANMLARNTLSKLIPFGSPLLTLVDQVRERHAPVNEYRVDVSSPRLGIEKVVDLYVAPVPEFPGSVVVMFQERSMADKIDRQMTHRGAARSVTGLAAMLAHEIKNPLSGIRGAAQLLELSASDEDRALTRLITDETDRIVSLVDRMEVFSDERPIDRYPVNIHVVLDHVKAIAKNGFAKKIKILEDYDPSLPPVFANRDQLIQVFLNLVKNAAEAIGSDPQGEIVLSTAFRPGIRVSVPGTQDRVSLPLEFCVRDNGSGVSEDILPILFDPFITTKPNGSGLGLALVAKIVGEHGGIIECDSTPRGTTFRILMPAWKETPFGAEEDGEGDRK
- the dusB gene encoding tRNA dihydrouridine synthase DusB, with the protein product MVNSAKLAAPLDVGGVEIRNRVFLAPMSGITDEPFRKRAHAHGAGLVVSEMVASGELAKGRAGFDLRIRHSGLPVHMVQLAGREAIHMAEGARIAAGEGADIIDINMGCPAKKVTGGYAGSALMLDLDHALSLIEAVVGAVEVPVTVKMRLGWDEGALNAPILARRAEQAGVKMVTVHGRTRCQFYQGKADWRAIARVKEAVSIPVIANGDVCSPADAADILDQSGADAVMVGRAHYGAPWIAGGIAAAVAGGTAANVPRNPAALADYVVAHYEDMLALYGIESGLRQARKHLGWYLDRHAAGVADDSRKAILTAFEPARVIALLRDVFSRDPQSLNLRSAA
- a CDS encoding bifunctional 2-C-methyl-D-erythritol 4-phosphate cytidylyltransferase/2-C-methyl-D-erythritol 2,4-cyclodiphosphate synthase; translated protein: MTDASENASARGGVAVVIVAAGRGARAGQANGPKQYQSIGGRAVIAHTLEMFLAHPQTGQIVVAIHADDHDLFRQAAGIQAQRVTAVIGGPTRQESVRLGLLALKDHAPVHVLIHDAVRPFVDAELIDRTIAAIGENEGALPALPVADTLKRESASGVVAETVSRSGLHAAQTPQGFPYGPILAAHDKAHQLGRLDFTDDAAIAEWAHIPVKLVPGSPDNVKLTWARDIAMAHQRLSSERTHFPDIRTGNGYDVHAFEPGDHVTLCGVSIPHDKKLSGHSDADVGLHALTDALLATCGAGDIGTHFPPSDPQWKGAASRIFVEHAAKVVRERGGRIANADITLICEAPRVGPHREAMTSALSQMLGISADRISIKATTNEKLGFIGREEGIAAIATASVVFPGEVPE
- a CDS encoding CinA family protein, with translation MSNAELANALLLACQQRSIMLATAESCTGGLIIAALTDIAGSSAVVDRGFITYSNEAKMEMLGVSAETLDAHGAVSRETALEMAAGALAHSRASLSLAVTGIAGPGGGSADKPVGLVWFGLALAGQPVVAERQLFGHKGREFIRHETVRHALKLGLQALSRN
- a CDS encoding type II toxin-antitoxin system RatA family toxin; the encoded protein is MPKFEATRRLAHTPQQMFALVADIEAYPQFLPLCEALTVRSRKERDGRTVLLADMSVGYKAIRETFTTQVLLKPDDSTIEVKYIDGPFKYLSNVWRFEPDGRGCAVRFFIDYEFKSRILGALMGTMFDRGFRMFAEAFEKRADVVYGVAPQA